A genomic segment from Janthinobacterium sp. 64 encodes:
- a CDS encoding hydantoinase B/oxoprolinase family protein gives MDWQFWIDRGGTFTDIVARRPDGSLATHKLLSENPGQYRDAALAGMRRLMDLALDAPLPVERVGAIKMGTTVATNALLERKGEPTVLAITRGFRDALRIAYQNRPQLFARQIILPELLYGDVIEIDERMGAHGEVVEELDEDAARAALACAHARGARAIAVVLMHGYRYHAHEARVAQLAREAGFTQVSVSHEVSPMMKLVARGDTTVVDAYLSPILRRYVDQLAMELPGVHLQFMQSNGGLTDARAFQGKDSILSGPAGGIVGMVRASALAGFDKVIGFDMGGTSTDVSHYAGEFERVFETQIAGVRMRAPMMSIHTVAAGGGSILHFDGARYKVGPDSAGANPGPASYRRGGPLAVTDCNVMLGKLQPAHFPRAFGPDANEALDAATVRAQFEALARTVDSTPEEVAQGYIAIAVGNMANAIKQISVQRGHDVTDYTLTSFGGAGGQHACLVADALGMRTVFIHGLAGVMSAYGMGLADQSAMRERAIEAVLGADLAGDFAQLGELARGDLLRQGVELDRIALASRVHLRYEGTDSALVVLFDTVASMQAQFEAAYKKRFSFLMPARALIVEAISVEAIGASDAPQVAAPVHAPRAGVLAPVQTVAMYCAGAWRDSGLYAADSLRPGDAIDGPAIVSDANATTVIEPGWRADVTAHGHLVLRRVAALPERHAKGLTTATNADPVMLEIFNNLFMSIAEQMGLRLQNTAHSVNIKERLDFSCAVFDAQGHLIANAPHMPVHLGSMGESIRTVMTRNAGVMRPGDVFMLNDPYHGGTHLPDVTVISPVFDEAGGTILFYVGSRGHHADIGGTTPGSMPPDSTRIEEEGVLIDNFKLVDGATGLLREAETLALLAGASWPARNPQQNVADLRAQVAANQKGAEELHKMVAHFSLAVVQAYMGHVQDNAEEAVRRVITTLKDGSYALDLDNGAQIKVAIRVDVAQRSAVIDFTGTSSQLPNNFNAPSAVCMAAVLYVFRTLVDDEIPLNAGCLKPLTVIIPPGSMLNPQYPASVVSGNVETSTCITNALYGALGAMAASQGTMNNFTFGSEKYQYYETISGGSGAGPGFDGTDVVQTNMTNSRLTDPEILEWRFPVRLDSYSIRAGSGGAGRWYGGNGGVRRVRFLEPMTAAILSNNRIHPPFGMAGGAPGALGRNYVERADGTVEHLAHIGKTAMGPGDVFVIETPGGGGYGKTE, from the coding sequence ATGGACTGGCAATTCTGGATCGACCGGGGCGGCACCTTTACGGACATCGTTGCGCGCCGTCCTGACGGCAGCCTGGCCACGCATAAACTGCTGTCGGAGAACCCGGGCCAGTACCGCGACGCGGCGCTGGCCGGCATGCGCCGGCTGATGGACCTGGCGCTTGACGCGCCGCTGCCCGTGGAGCGGGTGGGCGCCATCAAGATGGGCACGACGGTCGCCACCAATGCGCTGCTCGAACGCAAGGGCGAACCGACCGTGCTGGCCATCACGCGCGGTTTTCGCGACGCCTTGCGCATCGCCTATCAGAACCGCCCGCAGCTGTTCGCGCGCCAGATCATCTTGCCGGAACTGCTGTACGGCGACGTGATCGAAATCGATGAGCGCATGGGCGCCCACGGCGAGGTGGTGGAGGAACTCGACGAGGATGCCGCACGCGCCGCGCTGGCATGCGCGCATGCGCGCGGCGCGCGCGCCATCGCGGTCGTGCTCATGCACGGCTACCGTTATCACGCGCACGAGGCGCGGGTGGCGCAGCTGGCGCGCGAGGCCGGTTTTACGCAGGTCTCCGTGTCGCACGAGGTCAGCCCCATGATGAAACTGGTGGCGCGCGGCGACACGACCGTGGTCGACGCCTATCTGTCGCCGATCCTGCGCCGCTACGTCGACCAGCTGGCGATGGAGCTGCCCGGCGTGCACCTGCAATTCATGCAGTCGAATGGCGGTTTGACGGATGCGCGCGCCTTCCAGGGCAAGGACAGCATTCTGTCCGGCCCCGCCGGCGGCATCGTCGGCATGGTGCGCGCCAGCGCGCTGGCCGGTTTCGATAAAGTCATCGGCTTCGACATGGGCGGCACCTCCACCGACGTGTCGCATTACGCGGGCGAATTCGAACGCGTGTTCGAAACGCAGATCGCCGGCGTGCGCATGCGCGCGCCCATGATGAGCATCCACACGGTGGCCGCGGGCGGCGGCTCCATCCTGCATTTCGACGGCGCCCGCTACAAGGTGGGGCCGGACAGCGCCGGCGCCAATCCCGGCCCCGCCAGCTACCGGCGCGGCGGTCCGCTGGCCGTCACCGACTGCAACGTCATGCTGGGCAAGCTGCAGCCGGCGCACTTTCCCCGCGCCTTCGGCCCCGACGCGAATGAAGCGCTGGACGCGGCCACCGTGCGCGCCCAGTTCGAAGCGCTGGCCCGTACGGTAGATAGCACGCCGGAAGAGGTGGCGCAAGGTTACATCGCCATCGCCGTAGGAAACATGGCCAACGCCATCAAGCAGATTTCCGTGCAGCGCGGCCACGACGTCACCGACTATACGCTCACCAGCTTTGGCGGCGCGGGCGGCCAGCACGCCTGCCTGGTGGCCGACGCGCTGGGCATGCGCACGGTGTTCATCCACGGCCTGGCGGGCGTGATGTCGGCCTACGGCATGGGCCTGGCCGACCAGAGCGCCATGCGCGAGCGCGCCATCGAGGCGGTGCTGGGCGCGGATCTGGCCGGTGATTTCGCGCAACTGGGCGAACTGGCGCGCGGCGACTTGCTGCGCCAGGGCGTGGAGCTTGACCGCATCGCGCTGGCGTCGCGCGTGCACCTGCGCTATGAGGGCACGGATTCGGCCCTCGTCGTGCTGTTCGATACGGTGGCGAGCATGCAGGCGCAGTTCGAAGCGGCCTACAAAAAACGCTTTTCCTTTCTGATGCCGGCGCGCGCCTTGATCGTCGAGGCGATCTCCGTGGAAGCCATCGGCGCGTCCGATGCGCCGCAAGTGGCTGCGCCGGTCCATGCGCCGCGCGCAGGCGTGCTGGCGCCCGTGCAGACGGTGGCCATGTACTGCGCCGGCGCGTGGCGCGACAGCGGCCTGTATGCGGCAGACAGCCTGCGTCCCGGCGACGCAATCGATGGTCCTGCCATCGTCAGCGACGCCAACGCTACCACCGTGATCGAACCGGGTTGGCGCGCGGACGTCACGGCGCACGGCCATCTGGTCTTGCGCAGGGTCGCTGCCTTGCCTGAACGGCACGCCAAGGGTTTGACAACAGCGACCAATGCCGACCCCGTGATGCTGGAAATTTTCAATAATCTGTTCATGTCGATCGCCGAGCAAATGGGTCTGCGCCTGCAAAACACGGCCCATTCCGTCAACATCAAGGAACGGCTCGATTTCAGCTGCGCCGTCTTCGATGCGCAAGGCCATTTGATCGCCAATGCGCCGCACATGCCCGTGCACCTGGGCTCCATGGGCGAGAGCATCCGCACCGTCATGACGCGCAATGCGGGCGTCATGCGGCCGGGCGACGTCTTCATGCTCAATGATCCTTATCACGGCGGCACGCATCTGCCCGACGTCACGGTCATTTCCCCCGTCTTCGATGAGGCGGGCGGCACCATCCTGTTCTACGTCGGCTCGCGCGGCCACCATGCCGATATTGGCGGTACCACGCCGGGCTCCATGCCGCCCGACTCCACGCGCATCGAGGAAGAGGGCGTGTTGATCGATAATTTCAAGCTGGTCGACGGCGCCACGGGTTTGTTGCGGGAGGCGGAAACCCTGGCCTTGCTGGCGGGCGCCAGTTGGCCGGCCCGCAATCCGCAGCAGAATGTGGCCGACCTGCGCGCCCAGGTGGCGGCCAACCAGAAGGGGGCCGAAGAACTGCACAAGATGGTCGCGCATTTCAGCTTGGCTGTCGTGCAAGCCTACATGGGCCACGTGCAGGACAATGCCGAGGAAGCCGTGCGCCGGGTCATCACGACCCTGAAAGATGGCAGCTATGCGCTGGACCTGGACAACGGCGCGCAGATCAAGGTGGCGATCAGGGTCGATGTGGCGCAGCGCAGCGCCGTCATCGACTTCACGGGCACGTCCAGCCAGTTGCCGAACAACTTCAACGCGCCGTCCGCCGTCTGCATGGCGGCCGTGCTGTACGTGTTCCGCACCCTGGTCGACGACGAGATTCCCCTGAACGCGGGCTGCCTGAAGCCGTTGACCGTGATCATCCCGCCCGGTTCCATGCTCAACCCGCAGTATCCTGCGTCCGTCGTCTCGGGCAACGTGGAAACCTCGACCTGCATCACCAACGCCCTGTATGGCGCGCTGGGCGCCATGGCCGCGTCGCAGGGGACGATGAACAATTTCACGTTCGGCAGCGAAAAGTACCAGTATTACGAGACGATATCGGGCGGTTCGGGCGCCGGCCCAGGCTTCGACGGCACGGACGTGGTGCAGACGAACATGACCAATTCGCGCCTGACGGACCCGGAAATCCTCGAGTGGCGCTTTCCCGTGCGGCTCGACAGCTACAGCATCCGTGCCGGTTCGGGCGGGGCGGGGCGCTGGTACGGCGGCAATGGCGGCGTGCGCCGGGTGCGCTTTTTGGAACCGATGACGGCGGCGATCCTGTCGAACAACCGCATCCATCCGCCTTTCGGCATGGCCGGCGGCGCGCCGGGCGCGCTGGGACGCAATTATGTGGAGCGGGCTGACGGCACGGTGGAGCACCTGGCGCATATCGGCAAGACCGCCATGGGGCCAGGCGACGTATTCGTGATCGAGACGCCGGGCGGCGGCGGTTACGGCAAGACGGAATAG
- a CDS encoding AraC family transcriptional regulator produces the protein MSTQISPQDEIAVLISRHAPRNGDYATAIGNLTFHRQSSVTESLFHAARPSVAIIAQGAKDVTLGTDTFHYGRMQYLLTSVDLPVQVRVAQASEDKPHLCVVLGIDIADVAALLDSESAAQQKLLPATRGISVSDVSAELLDAMLRLVRLLDKPGEIAALAPLIRRELTYRLLNGPVGARLRHMALASSQSHQVAQAIDWIKVNYAQPLRIEQLAGMANMSMSSLHHHFKAITAMTPMQYQKLLRLQEARRLMLVEQIDAGTAGYRVGYASESQFSREYSRQFGRAPMRDVGQVRAQLSGTTAYSVLP, from the coding sequence ATGTCCACACAGATCTCCCCGCAAGATGAAATCGCCGTCCTGATCAGCCGCCACGCGCCGCGCAACGGCGACTATGCGACGGCCATCGGCAACCTCACTTTTCACCGCCAGTCCTCGGTCACGGAATCGCTGTTCCATGCGGCGCGGCCCAGCGTGGCCATCATCGCGCAGGGGGCGAAGGACGTCACCCTGGGCACGGACACCTTCCACTACGGCCGCATGCAGTATCTGCTGACCTCCGTCGACTTGCCGGTGCAGGTGCGCGTGGCGCAAGCGAGTGAAGACAAGCCGCACCTGTGCGTGGTGCTGGGCATCGACATCGCCGACGTGGCCGCGCTGCTCGACAGTGAAAGCGCGGCGCAACAGAAACTCCTGCCCGCCACGCGCGGCATCTCCGTCAGCGACGTCTCGGCGGAACTGCTCGACGCCATGCTGCGCCTCGTGCGCCTGCTCGACAAACCGGGGGAAATCGCCGCGCTGGCGCCCCTGATCCGCCGCGAACTGACGTACCGCCTGCTCAATGGCCCCGTCGGCGCGCGCCTGCGCCACATGGCGCTGGCCAGCAGCCAGTCGCACCAGGTGGCGCAAGCCATCGACTGGATCAAGGTCAATTACGCGCAACCGCTGCGCATCGAGCAACTGGCCGGCATGGCGAACATGAGCATGTCGTCGCTGCACCACCATTTCAAGGCGATTACGGCCATGACGCCGATGCAGTACCAGAAGCTGCTGCGATTGCAGGAAGCGCGGCGCTTGATGCTGGTCGAGCAGATCGACGCGGGCACGGCCGGCTACCGCGTCGGCTACGCCAGCGAATCGCAGTTCAGCCGCGAATACAGCCGCCAGTTCGGCCGCGCGCCCATGCGCGACGTGGGCCAGGTGCGCGCGCAGCTGAGCGGTACCACCGCCTATTCCGTCTTGCCGTAA
- a CDS encoding NAD(P)-dependent alcohol dehydrogenase, whose translation MTAIAKGYAALGPTSALQPFTFERRAPREDDVAISIKYCGVCHSDIHQARDEWGGAAFPMVPGHEIAGVVTAVGANVSKFKVGDHVGVGCFVDSCTTCKTRNVELEQYMPGLIQTYNGVEADGKTATQGGYSDSIVVKEGYVLSIPDNLPLDAAAPLLCAGITLYSPLNHWKAGPGKQVAILGMGGLGHMGVKIAHAMGAEVTVLSQTLSKREDGLRLGADHYYATNDAETFTKLAGTFDLIICTVGASIDWNQYINLLKVDGNMVIVGIPDGAVPPVNAFGLVGARRSLSGSMIGSIKETQEMLDFCGKHNIVSDIEIIRIQDINEAFERVVKSDVRYRFVIDMASL comes from the coding sequence ATGACCGCCATCGCCAAAGGCTACGCCGCACTGGGCCCGACTTCCGCACTGCAACCGTTCACGTTCGAGCGCCGCGCCCCGCGCGAAGACGACGTGGCCATCTCGATCAAATACTGTGGCGTGTGCCATTCCGACATCCACCAGGCGCGCGATGAATGGGGCGGCGCTGCCTTCCCGATGGTGCCCGGCCATGAAATCGCCGGCGTCGTCACGGCCGTCGGCGCCAACGTCAGCAAGTTCAAGGTGGGCGACCACGTGGGCGTGGGCTGCTTCGTCGACTCGTGCACCACCTGCAAGACGCGCAACGTGGAACTGGAACAGTACATGCCAGGCCTGATCCAGACCTACAACGGTGTCGAAGCCGATGGCAAGACGGCCACGCAGGGCGGCTACTCGGACAGCATCGTCGTCAAGGAAGGCTATGTGCTGTCGATTCCAGACAACCTGCCGCTGGATGCCGCCGCGCCGCTGCTGTGCGCCGGCATCACCCTGTATTCGCCGCTGAACCACTGGAAGGCCGGCCCTGGCAAGCAAGTCGCCATCCTGGGCATGGGTGGCCTGGGCCACATGGGTGTGAAAATCGCCCACGCCATGGGCGCCGAAGTGACGGTGCTGAGCCAGACCCTGTCGAAGCGCGAAGACGGCCTGCGCCTGGGCGCCGACCACTACTACGCCACCAATGACGCGGAAACGTTCACCAAACTGGCCGGTACGTTTGATCTGATCATCTGCACCGTGGGCGCCTCCATCGACTGGAACCAGTACATCAACCTGCTGAAAGTCGATGGCAACATGGTCATCGTCGGCATCCCCGACGGCGCCGTGCCGCCCGTGAACGCCTTCGGCCTGGTCGGCGCCCGCCGCAGCCTGTCCGGCTCCATGATCGGCTCGATCAAGGAAACCCAGGAAATGCTGGATTTCTGCGGCAAGCACAATATCGTGTCGGACATCGAGATCATCCGCATCCAGGATATCAATGAGGCGTTTGAGCGCGTCGTCAAAAGCGATGTACGGTATCGCTTCGTGATCGACATGGCATCGCTGTAA
- a CDS encoding membrane-bound PQQ-dependent dehydrogenase, glucose/quinate/shikimate family encodes MFLGLSGLALVAGGIELITLGGSWYYLLAGLGLLLAGVLYLRRKPFASGIVAALVIATLLWAVWEIGFAFWPMVPRLAPFLVIGLLAALLHPWLTGRRHTGQSRGFAALFAVVLAAGFASMFKPHGVTEATVRPQQDTVTAINDGSANWAHYGYGPKGTRFAPYTQIDRQNVDQLQVAWTYRSGEVAEGASESQNTPLQIGDTIYTCTPTSKVIALDADTGKERWSFDPKPANIKTWNRCRGVAYYEPAKVTNPFRFDGMAPASAPVAGACAKRIVQVTMDARLIQIDAQTGKQCEGFGDKGSVDLTVGLGKVKMNVPYYAYTSAPTVARNLIILGGWVFDGRSTDEPSGVVRAYSADTGELVWAWDLGNPAITKLPPEGQTYTRSTPNMWSAPAFDDALGLVYLPTGNEQPDFWGGKRPPLTEKYASAIVALDMATGRERWTYQTVHHDIWDYDVAAQPALYDVPDGKGGTIPALVQLTKRGQIFMLDRRTGKPIADVVEKAVPQQHAAGDWVAKTQPYSTGMPALGAETLTERDMWGATFFDQLACRISFRKLNYQGEFTAPSTKETLIYPGYYGGFNWGGAAVDESNGYMFVNDIRMPQVVRLVPRETVDVAKLTSGHGVGSTYPMDGTPFVIDHKAFNSPLGIPCQSPPWGVFAAIDLKTKKKVWERPAGTVQDAVVNGVKARLPIPLGMPTLGGGMSTASGLVFYAGTQDYYLRAMDIATGHEVWKARMPVGSQGTPMTYVSPASGRQYVVVVAGGARQSPDRGDYVIAYALPKTQ; translated from the coding sequence ATGTTTCTTGGACTTTCCGGCCTGGCCCTGGTGGCCGGCGGCATCGAACTCATTACCCTCGGCGGTTCCTGGTACTACCTGCTGGCCGGTCTGGGCCTGCTCCTCGCCGGCGTGCTGTATCTGCGTCGCAAGCCCTTCGCCAGCGGCATCGTCGCTGCGCTGGTCATCGCCACCTTGCTGTGGGCCGTGTGGGAAATCGGCTTTGCCTTCTGGCCCATGGTGCCGCGCCTGGCGCCGTTCCTCGTCATCGGCCTGCTGGCCGCCTTGCTGCATCCGTGGCTGACGGGGCGTAGGCACACGGGCCAGTCGCGCGGTTTCGCGGCGCTGTTTGCCGTCGTGCTGGCAGCCGGTTTCGCCTCCATGTTCAAGCCGCACGGCGTGACGGAAGCGACTGTGCGGCCGCAGCAGGATACTGTTACGGCCATCAATGACGGCAGCGCCAACTGGGCGCATTACGGCTATGGGCCGAAGGGCACGCGCTTCGCGCCGTACACGCAGATCGACAGGCAGAATGTCGACCAACTGCAGGTGGCGTGGACCTACCGCTCGGGCGAGGTAGCCGAAGGCGCGTCCGAATCACAAAACACGCCGCTGCAGATCGGCGACACCATCTACACGTGCACGCCGACGAGCAAAGTCATCGCGCTCGACGCCGATACGGGCAAAGAGCGCTGGAGCTTCGATCCGAAGCCGGCCAACATCAAGACGTGGAACCGCTGCCGCGGCGTGGCTTACTACGAGCCGGCGAAAGTGACGAATCCGTTCCGTTTTGACGGCATGGCCCCGGCCAGCGCGCCGGTGGCGGGTGCGTGCGCCAAGCGCATCGTGCAAGTGACCATGGATGCGCGCCTGATTCAGATCGACGCGCAGACGGGCAAGCAGTGCGAGGGCTTCGGCGACAAGGGTTCCGTCGACCTCACCGTCGGCCTGGGCAAAGTGAAAATGAACGTGCCGTACTACGCTTACACGTCCGCGCCTACGGTGGCGCGCAACCTGATCATCCTCGGCGGCTGGGTCTTCGACGGCCGCTCGACCGACGAACCGTCGGGCGTCGTGCGCGCCTACAGCGCCGACACGGGGGAACTGGTGTGGGCCTGGGATCTGGGCAATCCGGCCATTACCAAGCTGCCGCCGGAAGGGCAGACCTACACGCGCAGCACGCCGAACATGTGGTCGGCGCCCGCTTTTGACGATGCGCTGGGCCTGGTGTACCTGCCGACGGGGAATGAGCAACCCGACTTCTGGGGCGGCAAGCGTCCGCCGCTGACGGAAAAATACGCGTCGGCCATCGTCGCCCTCGACATGGCCACGGGCCGCGAGCGCTGGACGTATCAGACCGTCCACCACGATATCTGGGATTACGACGTGGCCGCGCAGCCGGCCCTGTACGACGTCCCGGACGGCAAGGGCGGCACAATCCCCGCGCTGGTGCAGCTGACCAAGCGTGGCCAGATCTTCATGCTGGACCGCCGCACGGGCAAACCGATCGCCGATGTGGTGGAAAAAGCCGTGCCGCAGCAGCACGCGGCCGGCGACTGGGTGGCAAAGACGCAGCCATATTCCACCGGCATGCCGGCCCTCGGCGCGGAAACGCTGACGGAGCGCGACATGTGGGGCGCCACCTTCTTCGACCAGCTGGCGTGCCGCATCAGCTTCCGCAAGCTCAATTACCAGGGCGAGTTCACGGCGCCCAGCACCAAAGAGACCTTGATCTATCCGGGCTACTACGGCGGCTTCAACTGGGGCGGCGCGGCCGTCGATGAGAGCAATGGCTATATGTTCGTCAACGACATCCGCATGCCGCAAGTGGTCAGGCTGGTGCCGCGTGAAACGGTGGACGTGGCCAAGCTGACGTCGGGCCACGGCGTGGGCAGCACTTATCCGATGGATGGCACTCCGTTCGTCATCGACCACAAGGCCTTCAATTCGCCGCTGGGCATACCGTGCCAAAGCCCGCCCTGGGGCGTGTTTGCCGCCATCGACCTCAAGACGAAGAAAAAAGTGTGGGAGCGTCCGGCCGGCACGGTGCAGGATGCGGTGGTCAATGGCGTCAAGGCGAGGCTGCCCATCCCGCTGGGCATGCCGACCCTGGGCGGCGGCATGAGCACGGCGTCCGGCCTGGTGTTTTATGCGGGCACGCAGGATTATTATCTGCGCGCCATGGATATCGCCACGGGCCATGAAGTGTGGAAGGCGCGCATGCCCGTCGGCTCGCAAGGCACGCCGATGACGTATGTGTCGCCAGCCTCGGGCCGCCAGTACGTCGTGGTGGTGGCGGGCGGCGCCCGCCAGAGTCCGGACCGGGGGGATTACGTGATAGCATACGCGCTTCCCAAGACACAGTAA
- a CDS encoding TetR/AcrR family transcriptional regulator, protein MPQLRTVPASPSTRSEERRRKLLVAASGLFLDSGYDGVSMDAIVAEAGGSKATAYRYFGSKQELLVAVVEYLCADFIIALRQLDTSQAGLEQGLQLILDELVAVVTSPRHVAFYRLVVTGAAAVPAVGLTWYEHGPQVWHALILRLLEQQRTQGRIAPDTSFSNLPQILFDAVFSHLTTRTVMLGQGGSAATFRPLIAELIELVVARVERRAD, encoded by the coding sequence ATGCCCCAGTTGCGCACCGTTCCAGCTTCCCCGAGTACCCGAAGCGAGGAGCGGCGGCGCAAGCTGCTGGTGGCGGCATCCGGACTCTTTCTTGACTCCGGCTACGACGGCGTCAGCATGGACGCCATCGTGGCCGAGGCAGGCGGCTCGAAAGCCACCGCCTACCGCTATTTCGGCAGCAAGCAGGAGCTGCTGGTGGCCGTAGTCGAATACCTGTGCGCCGATTTCATCATCGCGCTACGCCAGCTCGATACCTCGCAAGCGGGCCTGGAGCAGGGCTTGCAGCTGATCCTCGATGAACTGGTGGCCGTCGTCACCAGTCCCCGCCACGTGGCTTTCTACCGCCTCGTCGTCACGGGCGCCGCCGCCGTGCCAGCCGTGGGCCTCACCTGGTACGAACACGGCCCGCAAGTGTGGCATGCCTTGATCTTGCGCCTGCTGGAGCAGCAGCGCACCCAGGGCCGTATCGCGCCCGACACCTCGTTTTCCAACCTGCCGCAGATCCTGTTCGACGCTGTTTTTTCGCACCTGACCACGCGCACCGTCATGCTGGGGCAGGGCGGCAGCGCGGCCACGTTCCGGCCGTTGATTGCGGAGTTGATTGAACTGGTCGTGGCGAGGGTGGAGCGCAGGGCGGATTAG
- a CDS encoding MarR family winged helix-turn-helix transcriptional regulator: MKPGLGTQLRHLIELLDGAVEQAYVEAGLDYRPRYTPVMRVLAEQPSATIGELAAVAGLTQPAATQTVALMVKKGLLTVTTGGEDGRQRVVRLSAAGAAMLPRLRVCWQATKSAADSLDAELAFPLSDCLAQAIAVLETRSFGARIRDGRLRLDAGSDAGMASPDAQSE; encoded by the coding sequence ATGAAACCTGGACTCGGCACACAATTACGACATCTCATCGAACTGCTGGACGGCGCGGTCGAGCAGGCCTACGTGGAAGCGGGGCTCGATTACCGGCCCCGCTACACGCCGGTGATGCGGGTGCTCGCCGAGCAGCCGAGCGCGACCATTGGGGAGCTGGCGGCGGTGGCCGGCCTCACGCAGCCCGCCGCGACGCAGACAGTGGCCTTGATGGTGAAGAAGGGCCTGCTGACGGTGACCACCGGCGGCGAAGATGGCAGGCAGCGCGTGGTGCGCCTCAGCGCCGCTGGCGCAGCGATGCTGCCGCGCCTGCGGGTATGCTGGCAGGCAACCAAATCCGCGGCCGACAGCCTCGATGCTGAACTGGCGTTTCCCTTGTCCGACTGCCTCGCACAGGCGATCGCCGTGCTCGAGACGCGCTCCTTCGGCGCGCGCATCCGCGACGGCAGGCTGCGCCTGGATGCCGGCTCTGACGCAGGCATGGCAAGCCCTGACGCTCAATCCGAATGA
- a CDS encoding S41 family peptidase: MLSFSAFAADDTPLNASARAAIVQTLVTKMNANYIEPAVAERVGSAIARKNTEGGYASAASVKAFSEALAKDLRELSGDLHFGAAFYEGLRERSATPELPSRAKMEEWRDQTARRGYDIEKIERLPGNIGYIELRGFGGPEFVGAAYTAAMSLMAGTDALILDLRRNGGGSPASVAYLMSHFFPLGDERHLIDMYDRPTGTTRQFWTVKTVTQRYDKPLYVLTSARTFSGGEDFSYGIQAQKRGTVVGETTGGGSNPVSWFNVGQDIIVAIPTARTTNAVTKTNWEHVGVKPDIAVPAAQALQTAHVAILRKLVSSAKEGNERKELQRVLAMAEKGESEKPVYTLRGER, from the coding sequence ATGTTGTCGTTTTCCGCCTTCGCGGCAGACGATACGCCGTTGAACGCGTCCGCCCGCGCTGCGATCGTGCAGACACTGGTAACGAAAATGAACGCGAACTACATCGAGCCAGCGGTGGCTGAACGGGTCGGCAGTGCGATCGCCAGGAAAAATACCGAAGGAGGTTATGCGAGCGCCGCCAGCGTGAAGGCGTTCAGCGAGGCGCTGGCGAAGGACTTGCGCGAATTGAGCGGCGATTTGCATTTCGGCGCCGCGTTTTATGAAGGTCTTCGCGAGCGCAGCGCCACCCCCGAACTGCCCAGCCGCGCCAAGATGGAAGAATGGCGCGACCAGACCGCGCGGCGAGGCTATGACATCGAGAAGATAGAACGCCTTCCCGGTAACATCGGCTATATCGAGCTGCGCGGCTTCGGCGGCCCGGAATTCGTCGGCGCGGCGTACACGGCGGCGATGTCGCTCATGGCGGGGACGGATGCGCTGATCCTCGACCTGCGCCGTAACGGCGGCGGCAGCCCGGCCAGCGTGGCTTACCTGATGAGTCATTTCTTTCCGCTCGGCGACGAGCGCCACCTGATCGATATGTACGACCGCCCGACAGGTACGACGCGGCAGTTCTGGACCGTGAAGACGGTCACGCAGCGCTACGACAAGCCCTTGTACGTGCTGACCTCGGCCCGCACGTTTTCCGGCGGCGAGGATTTCTCCTATGGCATCCAGGCGCAGAAACGGGGCACGGTGGTCGGAGAAACCACCGGCGGTGGTTCCAATCCCGTGAGCTGGTTCAACGTGGGACAAGACATCATAGTCGCGATCCCGACCGCGCGCACGACCAATGCCGTCACCAAAACCAACTGGGAGCACGTCGGCGTGAAACCGGACATCGCCGTGCCCGCGGCGCAGGCGCTGCAGACGGCGCACGTCGCCATCCTGCGCAAGCTGGTGTCATCGGCCAAGGAGGGCAACGAGCGCAAGGAACTGCAGCGTGTGCTGGCGATGGCGGAGAAGGGGGAGTCCGAGAAGCCGGTCTACACGCTCAGGGGCGAGCGTTAA